A window of the bacterium genome harbors these coding sequences:
- a CDS encoding DUF72 domain-containing protein, whose protein sequence is MIPDQLSLIPPSGPAPIGGRIYVGTCSWAEKSFVKSDFYPPGVRSASDRLRYYAGRFPTVEVDASYFALLPPAYSRRWAEETPPGFVMNAKAFGLFTGHGAAVKRLPAGFASLLPPRLRDAAEVKLADVPEEFRNACWDAYREFLTPLAAAGKLGYVLFQLPPGTRYSPEAVEEMARWREELGGRSIAVEFRHRSWSRHPEVLAELTRLGLAYVMVDLPDLPWLMPPVEAVTSDLAVIRFHGRNRDGWARAGATTGERYDYEYSGDELRQWAGVARRLAERAGRLYAMFNNHVGGAMARDARTLAGLLEGGG, encoded by the coding sequence ATGATCCCGGATCAGCTCTCGCTGATTCCACCGTCCGGCCCCGCGCCGATCGGCGGCCGCATCTACGTTGGGACGTGCTCGTGGGCGGAGAAGTCGTTCGTGAAGAGCGATTTCTATCCGCCCGGCGTGCGCAGCGCCTCGGACCGGCTGCGCTATTACGCGGGCCGGTTTCCCACCGTGGAAGTCGACGCCTCGTATTTCGCGCTGCTGCCGCCGGCGTACAGCCGGCGCTGGGCGGAGGAGACGCCGCCGGGATTCGTCATGAATGCGAAGGCCTTCGGTCTCTTCACCGGGCACGGCGCCGCGGTGAAGCGGCTGCCGGCGGGCTTCGCGAGCCTGCTCCCGCCGCGGCTGCGCGACGCGGCCGAGGTGAAGCTCGCGGACGTCCCCGAGGAGTTCCGGAACGCCTGCTGGGACGCCTACCGGGAGTTTCTGACGCCGCTCGCCGCCGCGGGGAAACTCGGCTACGTGCTCTTCCAGCTGCCGCCGGGGACCAGGTACTCGCCCGAGGCGGTCGAGGAGATGGCCCGGTGGCGGGAGGAGCTGGGCGGCCGGTCGATCGCCGTCGAGTTTCGCCACCGCAGCTGGTCGCGGCACCCCGAGGTGCTCGCGGAGCTCACGCGCCTCGGCCTCGCCTACGTGATGGTGGACCTGCCGGACCTGCCGTGGTTGATGCCACCCGTCGAAGCCGTCACCTCCGATCTGGCGGTGATCCGGTTTCACGGGCGCAACCGCGACGGCTGGGCGCGCGCGGGCGCCACGACAGGCGAGCGCTACGACTACGAGTACTCCGGCGACGAGCTGCGGCAGTGGGCCGGCGTGGCGCGGCGGCTGGCCGAGCGCGCGGGCAGGCTCTATGCGATGTTCAACAACCACGTCGGCGGCGCGATGGCCCGCGACGCGCGGACGCTGGCGGGGCTGCTGGAAGGCGGCGGTTAA
- a CDS encoding DUF309 domain-containing protein, whose product MSYVRLKHALSAIALRSLDGPALPPAVAAMAVYARRAGSGVAVPAALLARDAGVAPGALRLTLLETGLFIEEDGAIALAPPYRPHADYFGRQVTRLIEARRLAAEPTPPGMPDELHRGAALFNAGLFFEAHEYWEDVWRASRPPERSFYHGLVQAAAGCYHAEKGNAHGAAVLLAKARAKLELYAPRYLGLDIAALLAALGTVRAGRPPQGTGADAGMLLRLAGPLR is encoded by the coding sequence TTGAGCTACGTCCGGCTCAAGCACGCGCTCTCCGCGATCGCGCTCCGATCGCTCGACGGCCCCGCGCTCCCGCCCGCGGTCGCCGCGATGGCGGTATACGCCCGGCGCGCCGGTTCCGGCGTGGCCGTCCCGGCGGCGCTGCTGGCGCGGGACGCGGGCGTCGCTCCCGGGGCGCTCCGGCTCACGTTACTGGAGACCGGCCTGTTCATAGAAGAAGACGGTGCCATCGCGCTCGCGCCTCCCTACCGCCCGCACGCCGATTACTTCGGGCGGCAGGTGACGCGCCTCATCGAAGCGCGGCGTCTTGCCGCCGAGCCGACACCGCCCGGCATGCCGGACGAACTCCACCGCGGGGCCGCGCTTTTCAACGCGGGTCTTTTCTTTGAAGCCCACGAGTACTGGGAAGACGTGTGGCGCGCGAGCCGCCCGCCGGAGCGCTCTTTTTACCACGGGCTGGTGCAGGCCGCGGCCGGCTGCTATCACGCCGAGAAGGGGAACGCGCACGGCGCCGCCGTCCTCCTCGCCAAGGCGCGTGCCAAACTGGAGCTCTACGCGCCCCGCTACCTCGGACTCGATATCGCGGCGCTGCTGGCGGCGCTCGGGACCGTTCGCGCCGGCCGGCCGCCACAGGGAACCGGGGCCGATGCGGGCATGCTTCTCCGGCTCGCCGGGCCTTTGCGATGA